A genomic stretch from Lathyrus oleraceus cultivar Zhongwan6 chromosome 2, CAAS_Psat_ZW6_1.0, whole genome shotgun sequence includes:
- the LOC127121621 gene encoding T-complex protein 1 subunit theta translates to MLLPDSVGWYCKDSLCRHIQILPFIVWPQHKLPVLCMNISSDGDLIVTGSADKNIKIWGLDFGDCHKSIFAHADSVMAVQFVPKMHYVFSVGKDRVVKLLGGGMRNSTVVQGMVLRNDVVGSIKRIEKAKVVVFAGGVDTSATETKGTAKVEELIKAVVKSDAKVVVSGGAVGEMALHFCERYKLIGSENQF, encoded by the exons ATGTTGCTGCCAGACTCTGTTGGATGGTACTGTAAAGATTCACTTTGTAGACACATTCAAATTCTTCCTTTCATTGTATGGCCACAACACAAGCTTCCTGTTCTGTGTATGAATATCTCATCAGATGGAGATTTAATTGTGACTGGCTCTGCTGATAAAAATATAAAGATTTGGGGTTTGGATTTTGGTGACTGTCATAAATCCATTTTTGCGCATGCTGACAGTGTTATGGCAGTGCAATTTGTTCCCAAGATGCATTATGTGTTTAGTGTTGGAAAAGATCGTGTTGTAAAACTCTTGGGAGGAGGCATGCGTAACAGTACAGTTGTTCAGGGAATGGTTTTGAGAAATGATGTTGTTGGTAGTATAAAGAGAATTGAAAAGGCAAAGGTTGTCGTGTTTGCGGGTGGCGTTGATACATCTGCAACTGAAACTAAAGGAACG GCTAAAGTAGAGGAGCTCATCAAGGCAGTAGTTAAATCTGATGCCAAAGTGGTTGTAAGCGGAGGGGCAGTAGGAGAGATGGCTTTACATTTTTGCGAGCGTTATAAGCTTATTGGTTCTGAAAATCAGTTCTAA